A stretch of Geobacter sp. DNA encodes these proteins:
- the mtnP gene encoding S-methyl-5'-thioadenosine phosphorylase, with protein MGVPVIGVIGGSGLYEMEGMTDIRTVTVDTPFGNPSDEYVTGTLDGLRMVFLPRHGRGHRLLPTEVNYRANIYGMKSLGVERIISVSAVGSMKEEIVPGHIVIPDQFIDRTKGIRKDTFFGNGIVAHTQFADPVCLDLSQVLYDASLQAGATVHKGGTYVCMEGPAFSTRAESYMYRSFGAAVIGMTNLTEAKLAREAELCYGIIALSTDYDCWHGGHEDVSIEAVLAIIKSNVTMAKNIIRHAVGKIASERGCPCATALQYAIISDKAMIPAETRENLSLLIGKYL; from the coding sequence GTGGGCGTACCAGTCATCGGAGTTATCGGCGGGAGCGGATTGTACGAGATGGAAGGAATGACCGACATCCGGACGGTCACGGTCGATACCCCGTTCGGAAACCCATCCGACGAGTATGTTACCGGCACATTGGACGGACTCAGGATGGTCTTTCTCCCCCGGCATGGCCGAGGGCATCGCCTGCTCCCCACGGAAGTGAATTATCGTGCCAACATTTACGGTATGAAGAGCCTGGGGGTTGAAAGGATCATCTCGGTTTCGGCGGTGGGGAGCATGAAGGAGGAGATCGTTCCGGGTCACATCGTCATCCCCGACCAGTTCATCGACCGGACCAAGGGTATCCGCAAAGACACCTTCTTCGGTAACGGCATCGTGGCCCATACCCAGTTCGCCGATCCGGTTTGCCTCGACCTCTCGCAGGTTCTCTACGATGCCTCGCTGCAGGCTGGCGCCACAGTGCACAAGGGTGGGACCTATGTCTGCATGGAAGGGCCTGCCTTTTCCACCCGGGCTGAATCGTACATGTACCGCAGCTTTGGTGCGGCAGTGATCGGCATGACCAATCTCACTGAGGCAAAGCTGGCACGTGAGGCCGAACTCTGCTACGGTATCATCGCCCTTTCCACCGATTACGACTGCTGGCATGGAGGGCATGAGGATGTCTCCATCGAGGCGGTTCTGGCGATCATCAAGAGCAACGTGACTATGGCTAAGAATATCATCCGGCATGCTGTGGGGAAAATCGCGTCGGAACGCGGTTGCCCCTGTGCCACTGCCCTGCAGTACGCGATCATCAGCGACAAGGCGATGATCCCTGCGGAAACGAGGGAAAACCTCTCGCTCCTGATCGGCAAATACCTTTGA
- a CDS encoding HAMP domain-containing protein, with amino-acid sequence MNWYRNLKIATKMLVSYVLVASIAGVIGFVGIRMIVQINNESKALYELSTKPLGTLVQLAMASQKARVNLRGMMLDTDRDRMEANAAGVKKRYEDVNNLLKEFEPSVEQGEGRKDFDAVKGLIDSYMPIWQEVVRLQLADKKEEALELVRSQALETEVAIEASIRRLIETKIQEATVRKQRNDHTAQSAIIQTVIFSIAGVALALVLGIFSARMITRPIRQVVDMAEQIAEGDLTDQLELQSRDETGQLAQAMNTMTANLNEIMTTVTRNSNQVAMAANALTSSAEQIATGTEEMAAQVSTVATASEEMAATSMEIAFNCTNAAQGSQGASSSAVNGAAVVQETVAGMTRIAERVRESAQTIKSLGKRSDEIGTIIGTIEEIAEQTNLLALNAAIESARAGEQGRGFAVVADEVRALAERTTKATKEIGAMIKAIQQDTRTAVASMESGVKEVEVGMADASRSGAALEEIITQINEVTMQVNQIATAAEEQTATTSEISNNIHQVTEVVHGSARNASESSEAAHKLSSLADELQRLVGRFKLRA; translated from the coding sequence ATGAACTGGTACAGAAACCTCAAAATCGCAACGAAGATGCTGGTAAGCTACGTGCTCGTCGCTTCAATCGCTGGCGTGATCGGTTTTGTGGGTATCCGGATGATTGTCCAGATCAATAATGAGTCCAAGGCATTGTATGAACTGAGTACGAAGCCGCTCGGTACCCTGGTGCAATTGGCTATGGCTTCGCAAAAGGCCCGGGTCAACCTGCGGGGGATGATGCTCGATACGGACCGCGACAGGATGGAAGCTAACGCGGCCGGGGTGAAGAAACGGTATGAGGACGTCAACAACCTGCTCAAGGAGTTCGAGCCGAGCGTCGAGCAGGGTGAGGGACGCAAGGATTTCGATGCGGTCAAGGGGCTGATCGATTCGTACATGCCCATCTGGCAAGAGGTGGTCCGCCTGCAGCTGGCAGATAAAAAGGAAGAAGCCCTGGAGCTGGTGCGCAGCCAGGCGCTGGAAACTGAGGTTGCCATAGAGGCGTCGATCAGGAGGCTCATCGAGACCAAGATTCAGGAAGCCACGGTGCGCAAGCAACGCAATGACCATACCGCCCAGAGTGCAATCATTCAGACGGTTATCTTTTCCATTGCCGGGGTGGCGTTGGCGCTGGTCCTCGGGATTTTCAGCGCTCGTATGATAACCAGGCCGATCAGGCAGGTGGTCGATATGGCGGAACAGATCGCCGAGGGGGACCTGACCGATCAACTGGAGTTGCAGTCGCGGGATGAGACCGGCCAACTGGCGCAGGCCATGAATACCATGACTGCCAACCTGAACGAAATCATGACGACGGTGACCCGCAACAGCAATCAGGTGGCCATGGCTGCCAACGCCCTTACCTCCAGTGCCGAGCAGATCGCCACCGGTACGGAAGAGATGGCTGCGCAGGTTTCCACAGTCGCCACTGCCAGCGAGGAGATGGCCGCCACTTCCATGGAAATCGCCTTCAACTGCACCAATGCCGCGCAGGGGTCCCAGGGAGCGAGCAGCAGTGCTGTCAACGGAGCGGCGGTGGTCCAGGAAACCGTTGCCGGTATGACCCGGATTGCCGAACGGGTACGGGAGTCGGCACAGACCATCAAGAGCCTGGGGAAACGCTCCGACGAGATCGGCACCATCATCGGTACCATTGAGGAGATCGCCGAGCAGACCAATCTGCTGGCTCTCAATGCCGCCATCGAATCGGCTCGCGCCGGTGAACAGGGGCGTGGATTCGCCGTGGTGGCCGACGAGGTTCGTGCGCTGGCAGAGCGCACAACCAAGGCCACCAAGGAAATAGGGGCGATGATCAAGGCCATCCAGCAGGATACCCGCACTGCCGTTGCATCCATGGAGAGCGGGGTCAAGGAGGTGGAGGTCGGCATGGCGGATGCTTCCCGCTCCGGCGCTGCGCTGGAAGAAATCATCACCCAGATCAACGAAGTTACCATGCAGGTGAACCAGATCGCCACTGCTGCCGAGGAACAGACCGCCACGACCAGCGAGATCAGCAACAACATCCACCAGGTTACCGAGGTCGTCCATGGTTCGGCCAGAAATGCTTCCGAATCGTCCGAGGCGGCCCACAAGCTATCCAGTCTGGCAGATGAACTGCAGCGCCTGGTGGGGAGGTTCAAGCTCAGGGCATAG
- a CDS encoding response regulator — MEQYRGTVLLIDDDPFYLKVLGEAFREGGFRVVTAADGVEGVKAYLDHFPDVVISDLVMPRMGGVSTCMEIARRSGDRKPLILLLTSMFKEAPHEHPSPEMGARFHIPKSTPPLNVVIIVEQLLSRDRGCTSSC, encoded by the coding sequence ATGGAGCAGTACCGCGGAACAGTCCTGTTGATCGATGACGACCCCTTCTACCTGAAGGTGCTCGGCGAGGCCTTTCGCGAAGGCGGCTTCAGGGTCGTCACCGCTGCGGATGGCGTGGAGGGGGTGAAGGCCTACCTTGACCATTTCCCCGACGTTGTGATCTCGGATCTGGTCATGCCCCGGATGGGAGGGGTAAGCACCTGTATGGAGATCGCCCGCCGCTCGGGCGACCGGAAACCGCTCATCCTCCTCCTGACCTCCATGTTCAAGGAGGCTCCCCATGAGCATCCATCCCCCGAGATGGGGGCAAGGTTCCATATCCCCAAGTCCACCCCGCCCCTGAACGTGGTCATCATCGTCGAACAGCTCCTGTCACGTGACAGGGGCTGCACGTCGTCGTGCTGA
- a CDS encoding response regulator, translated as MEQSVPKQPKRILVVDDEENARLGLSKLLSNEGFLVDSVSNGFEALNFLRQQEVNLIVTDINMPEMNGITFLKELNKSFPNSNVIMITAYGGVESYIEAMNLGAFEYINKPVKIEELKSILKKIFKEQTH; from the coding sequence ATGGAGCAGTCAGTGCCGAAACAGCCAAAACGCATCCTGGTGGTGGATGACGAGGAAAACGCCCGGTTGGGGCTTTCCAAACTCTTAAGTAACGAGGGTTTTCTCGTAGACAGCGTGTCGAACGGGTTCGAGGCATTGAACTTCCTCCGCCAGCAGGAGGTGAACCTGATCGTCACCGACATCAACATGCCGGAGATGAACGGCATAACGTTTCTCAAGGAACTCAACAAGAGCTTTCCCAACAGCAATGTCATCATGATTACTGCCTATGGCGGTGTGGAGTCCTACATCGAGGCAATGAACCTGGGGGCTTTCGAATACATCAACAAACCGGTCAAGATTGAGGAGTTGAAATCGATCCTCAAGAAGATATTCAAGGAACAGACCCACTGA
- a CDS encoding GAF domain-containing protein, translating into MQLVSRCRKCGRVMKTQRIDNYRVKLTCSCGFSDFRTVSEKVKTVNPFIHKASFTPFLESEKGKMVLTMQRANREHLEIISLEEISMLVSSDYDLAQVLQMVTDKVATQLKISVCSIYLMEDEELVLAATHGFDHSFIGKIRIKIGEGVTGTVARDRQHISLNRASQDPRYKYFPELQEEKYNSMLSYPIADKSAVYGVINLNSTSMKTFSEDEIYFISIIANLILTAVKLRKRVAAQ; encoded by the coding sequence ATGCAATTAGTCTCGCGCTGCAGAAAGTGCGGAAGAGTCATGAAGACCCAGCGGATCGACAACTACCGCGTAAAATTGACCTGTAGCTGTGGTTTTTCAGATTTCCGCACGGTTTCGGAAAAGGTCAAGACGGTCAATCCCTTTATCCATAAGGCAAGCTTCACCCCCTTTCTGGAGAGCGAAAAAGGGAAGATGGTGCTCACCATGCAGCGCGCCAACCGCGAGCATCTCGAGATCATCTCCCTCGAAGAGATCAGCATGCTGGTCTCCTCCGACTATGATCTTGCCCAGGTTCTGCAGATGGTGACCGACAAGGTTGCTACGCAGCTGAAGATAAGCGTTTGCAGCATCTATCTCATGGAGGATGAGGAACTGGTGCTGGCCGCAACCCATGGGTTCGACCATTCCTTCATCGGCAAGATCCGCATCAAGATCGGCGAAGGGGTCACCGGCACGGTAGCTCGCGACCGCCAGCATATCTCCCTCAACCGGGCGTCCCAGGACCCCCGCTACAAGTATTTTCCGGAACTGCAGGAGGAAAAGTACAACTCCATGCTTTCCTATCCCATAGCCGACAAGAGCGCCGTCTATGGGGTCATAAACCTGAACTCGACTTCCATGAAAACCTTCAGCGAGGACGAGATCTATTTCATCTCCATAATCGCCAACCTGATCCTGACCGCAGTGAAACTGAGAAAGCGGGTGGCAGCGCAGTGA
- a CDS encoding response regulator codes for MKNITHNGKKHSVLIIDDEKVILDLTSIILKNRGYTVFTAGDAADGFDIIENKNPELVLLDYMMPGIDGLTALKIIRERFPETYVIMFTGKGSEEIAVELMKAGAYDYILKPFNNQDLADRIDNVLRIREVEISNRELMGERERLLAEIEAWNMELEARVQEKTEALQRMQAENVQAEKLASLGYLSAGVAHEIRNPLNSITLFVQLIKSGLEDPEQLEYVEKILKEVDRIDTIVRKLLDASKRPRFELKEMRIDRIIEHTLEAFRPQIEQQQIRVERDFRNIPPAIQADPTEIEQIFVNLFLNSIHEMPREGRLKIQLDHDGKEIVIRVSDSGGGIPKAHLANIFDPFFTTKSKGSGLGLSVVLRIVKTYGGKIGVEKSDKNGTTFCIVLPLTTPSA; via the coding sequence ATGAAGAACATCACGCACAACGGCAAAAAGCACAGCGTTCTGATCATCGATGATGAAAAGGTCATCCTTGACCTCACCTCGATCATCCTCAAGAACCGGGGATATACCGTCTTCACCGCCGGCGATGCGGCGGACGGCTTCGATATCATCGAGAACAAGAACCCCGAACTGGTGCTGCTCGATTACATGATGCCCGGCATCGACGGCCTGACGGCGCTCAAGATCATCCGCGAACGCTTCCCGGAAACCTATGTCATCATGTTCACCGGCAAGGGGAGCGAGGAGATCGCCGTCGAGCTGATGAAGGCCGGCGCCTACGACTATATCCTCAAGCCGTTCAACAACCAGGACCTTGCTGACCGGATCGACAACGTGCTCCGTATCCGCGAGGTGGAGATCAGCAACCGGGAGCTGATGGGGGAGCGCGAACGCCTTCTGGCCGAGATCGAGGCCTGGAACATGGAGCTGGAAGCCAGGGTCCAGGAGAAGACCGAAGCGTTGCAGCGGATGCAGGCCGAGAATGTGCAGGCCGAGAAACTGGCATCCCTTGGCTACTTGTCGGCAGGGGTTGCCCACGAGATCCGGAATCCCCTCAATTCCATCACTCTCTTCGTGCAGTTGATCAAGAGCGGCCTGGAAGACCCGGAGCAGCTGGAATACGTGGAAAAGATCCTCAAGGAGGTGGACCGGATCGACACCATCGTCCGCAAGCTCCTGGATGCCTCCAAGCGCCCCCGGTTCGAGCTGAAGGAGATGCGGATCGACCGGATCATCGAACATACCCTGGAGGCGTTCCGCCCCCAGATCGAGCAGCAGCAGATCCGCGTGGAGCGTGATTTCCGCAATATCCCCCCGGCAATCCAGGCCGATCCCACGGAGATCGAGCAGATATTCGTCAACCTGTTCCTCAACTCCATTCATGAAATGCCCCGCGAAGGGCGCCTGAAGATCCAGCTGGACCATGACGGCAAGGAGATCGTCATCCGGGTCAGCGACAGCGGTGGCGGCATCCCCAAGGCCCACCTGGCAAACATCTTCGACCCATTCTTCACCACCAAGAGCAAGGGCAGCGGACTCGGCCTGTCGGTGGTCCTGCGGATCGTCAAGACCTATGGCGGCAAGATCGGTGTTGAAAAGAGCGACAAGAACGGTACAACATTCTGTATAGTCCTCCCCCTGACCACCCCGTCCGCCTGA
- a CDS encoding FAD-binding protein produces MPLLYRNLLLPLGIDESNLPARLARQLGLATEEILDFSVIRKGIDARRKGQILFVYTVQFAVADEDALLNRSGDNRDLVAVPAETPRQFPCLTASQRIVIVGTGPAGLFAALRLAEYGLTATLIERGKPVADRVRDVQSFWNRGQLDPESNVQFGEGGAGTFSDGKLTTRVRDENIGYVLDRLVAFGAPPEIRYLAKPHIGTDRLRAVVGSLRRYLEDRGMRVLFGQRLTDLVTDSGRLRGVIVNDATEFRCDALILAPGHSARDTYEMLERRGVMLESKPFAVGVRVEHPQELINRIQYGLSSHTQLPAADYALAYNDRQSGRSAYSFCMCPGGVVVAGASEAGGVVTNGMSSQLRNSPFANSALVVTVGRNDFPDGSPLAGIRFQQELERSAFKAGGSDYRAPAQNLLAFLGEPGGGPVRTTYLPGIRSASLEELLPPYVTATLRDGIRSFNRKMRGFITAEATLIGVESRTSAPVRIVRGSDLQSASLGGLYPAGEGAGYAGGIMSAALDGIKVADAIAAGLLDGAPPHTLP; encoded by the coding sequence ATGCCGCTTCTGTACCGTAACCTTCTCCTACCGCTGGGTATCGACGAATCGAACCTGCCCGCCCGGCTTGCCCGCCAGCTCGGGCTTGCCACGGAGGAGATCCTCGATTTCAGCGTGATCCGCAAGGGGATCGACGCCCGTCGCAAGGGGCAGATCCTGTTCGTCTACACCGTCCAGTTTGCTGTCGCCGATGAGGATGCCCTGCTAAATCGCTCAGGTGATAACCGAGATCTGGTGGCGGTTCCCGCGGAGACACCACGCCAGTTCCCTTGCCTGACCGCTTCACAACGGATCGTCATCGTCGGTACCGGCCCTGCCGGGCTGTTCGCAGCGCTGCGGCTTGCCGAATACGGGCTCACCGCCACCCTGATCGAGCGGGGGAAGCCGGTTGCGGACCGGGTCCGGGATGTGCAGTCCTTCTGGAACCGCGGCCAGCTCGATCCCGAGAGCAATGTCCAGTTCGGGGAGGGTGGAGCGGGAACCTTTTCCGACGGTAAACTGACCACCCGGGTGCGGGACGAGAACATCGGCTATGTCCTCGATCGCCTGGTGGCGTTCGGTGCCCCCCCGGAGATCCGCTACCTGGCCAAACCGCATATCGGCACCGATCGCCTGCGGGCCGTGGTCGGTTCGCTCCGGCGGTACCTGGAAGATCGGGGCATGCGCGTGCTCTTCGGACAACGCTTGACCGACCTGGTGACCGATTCCGGCCGGTTGCGGGGAGTGATCGTCAACGACGCCACGGAATTTCGCTGTGACGCCCTGATCCTGGCGCCCGGCCACAGTGCCCGCGACACCTACGAGATGCTGGAGCGCCGCGGCGTCATGCTGGAATCGAAACCGTTTGCCGTCGGGGTAAGGGTCGAGCACCCCCAGGAGCTGATTAACCGGATCCAGTACGGGCTTTCCTCCCATACCCAGCTGCCGGCTGCCGATTATGCCCTTGCCTACAATGACCGGCAGAGCGGGCGTTCGGCCTATTCCTTCTGCATGTGCCCGGGCGGGGTGGTAGTCGCGGGTGCCTCGGAGGCCGGAGGGGTGGTGACCAACGGCATGAGCAGCCAGCTTCGCAATTCTCCCTTTGCCAACAGCGCGCTGGTGGTCACGGTGGGGCGCAACGATTTCCCCGACGGCTCGCCGCTGGCCGGCATCCGTTTCCAGCAAGAGCTGGAGCGGTCGGCTTTCAAAGCCGGCGGCAGTGACTACCGGGCGCCGGCCCAGAACCTCCTCGCGTTTCTAGGCGAACCGGGTGGCGGTCCGGTCAGGACCACCTACCTGCCGGGGATACGCAGTGCCAGCCTGGAGGAACTGCTGCCCCCCTATGTCACGGCGACGCTACGTGACGGCATTCGTTCCTTCAACCGCAAGATGCGCGGATTCATCACTGCGGAAGCCACCCTGATCGGCGTGGAGAGCCGTACGTCGGCGCCGGTGCGGATCGTGCGGGGGAGCGACCTACAGTCGGCAAGCCTTGGCGGCCTCTATCCCGCCGGTGAGGGTGCCGGATACGCGGGAGGGATCATGAGCGCGGCGCTCGACGGGATCAAGGTCGCAGACGCCATTGCCGCCGGCCTCCTTGATGGGGCACCTCCGCATACTCTCCCCTGA
- a CDS encoding universal stress protein, which yields MLTIDKILLACDFSENSRQACDYALELAKKFDAKLILLHVINEPVDLRGFYVPHISFEKLEKEIEEGAQVMMEKFCKTALQGYGNYETLILSGVPYEEILKKADEEKVGMIVLGTHGRTGIDHLLFGSTAERVVRTSTCPVLTVRMV from the coding sequence ATGCTGACCATCGACAAGATCCTTCTCGCGTGTGATTTTTCCGAAAACTCCCGGCAGGCCTGCGACTATGCCCTGGAGTTGGCCAAAAAATTCGATGCCAAACTGATCCTTCTGCATGTCATCAACGAACCGGTCGACCTGCGTGGATTCTATGTCCCCCATATCTCCTTTGAAAAACTGGAAAAGGAGATCGAAGAAGGGGCACAGGTCATGATGGAGAAGTTCTGCAAAACCGCGCTGCAGGGATACGGCAATTATGAGACCCTGATCCTCTCCGGGGTTCCCTACGAAGAGATCCTGAAAAAGGCCGATGAAGAAAAGGTCGGAATGATCGTTCTCGGTACCCATGGCCGGACCGGCATCGACCACCTGCTGTTCGGCAGTACGGCGGAACGGGTGGTGCGAACCTCCACCTGCCCCGTGCTGACGGTACGCATGGTCTGA
- a CDS encoding DUF4115 domain-containing protein: MTESSVDTREERAGIGGYLRSCREARGISLDDAAQVTRIAKSYLDALEREDFDRLPNSAYCKGFIRIYAGYLGVSGDDAVARYERATAPPITQTASPSRRKVAKADLGRARGDRRRWLFPLGLLAVVVVLAFFFYDDQDQPVRPVPQQLSLPAPPQSPVQPAWSSAVQTPSVPPTVLPAAATVPPAAAPLPTPQTGDIPRGGVILKLKVNQDSWVNIDIDGRLSQPYDLKAGDLIEWKAEKVITLDIGNAGGVEAELNGKPLAPLGPPGRNIHIVLHPEGVVANP, translated from the coding sequence CTGACCGAATCATCAGTTGATACAAGGGAGGAACGAGCCGGAATTGGCGGCTACCTGCGTTCCTGCCGCGAGGCACGTGGCATTTCCCTGGACGATGCGGCACAGGTGACCCGGATAGCCAAGAGTTATCTGGATGCCCTGGAAAGGGAGGACTTCGACCGCCTGCCGAATTCCGCCTACTGCAAGGGATTCATCAGGATTTATGCCGGGTATCTTGGTGTTTCCGGTGACGACGCCGTTGCTCGTTACGAACGGGCGACTGCCCCTCCCATTACCCAGACCGCATCCCCGAGCAGGCGAAAGGTAGCTAAGGCAGATCTCGGGCGCGCACGTGGGGACCGGCGCCGCTGGCTGTTTCCCCTGGGGCTTCTGGCCGTAGTTGTGGTTCTGGCATTCTTTTTCTATGATGATCAGGACCAGCCAGTACGGCCAGTACCGCAGCAGCTGTCACTCCCGGCACCGCCGCAATCACCGGTGCAGCCGGCGTGGTCTTCCGCGGTTCAGACACCTTCCGTGCCCCCCACTGTTTTGCCTGCGGCAGCAACCGTGCCGCCTGCCGCAGCTCCTCTCCCTACTCCCCAGACCGGAGATATACCACGGGGAGGGGTGATCCTCAAACTCAAGGTCAATCAGGACAGCTGGGTCAACATTGATATAGACGGCCGACTGTCGCAGCCGTACGACCTGAAGGCAGGCGATCTCATCGAGTGGAAAGCGGAGAAGGTCATTACCCTTGATATCGGGAATGCCGGGGGGGTCGAGGCGGAACTGAACGGAAAGCCCCTCGCTCCGCTCGGCCCGCCGGGCAGGAACATCCATATTGTCCTGCACCCCGAAGGGGTCGTTGCCAATCCGTGA
- a CDS encoding tetratricopeptide repeat protein translates to MGESYLREQNVTSALVEFTEAEKLTPDDPALMNFLGMTYFRKGKLDIAAQKYQQAIALKPDFSDARNNLGVTYMELQRWDDAINQLRQAKNDLFYHNQEAAQINLGLAYLGKGDEEEALRVSRSAVINFPRSPQCRLTLGRVYFALGKTELAIEEYRKAIELSKGYANAHYHLGLALLKLKENEAARNAFREVVNLVPDTDIGRLAREHIDLLK, encoded by the coding sequence ATGGGAGAGTCGTACCTTCGCGAACAGAACGTGACCTCTGCGCTGGTCGAATTTACCGAGGCCGAGAAACTCACACCGGATGATCCTGCCCTGATGAACTTTCTGGGTATGACCTACTTCCGCAAAGGTAAGCTGGATATCGCCGCACAGAAATACCAGCAGGCCATAGCCCTGAAACCGGACTTTTCCGATGCCCGGAATAATCTGGGTGTGACATACATGGAGTTGCAGCGCTGGGACGATGCCATCAACCAGCTTCGTCAGGCAAAGAACGATCTCTTCTACCACAATCAGGAAGCTGCCCAGATCAACCTGGGGCTTGCCTATCTAGGCAAAGGTGACGAGGAGGAGGCGTTACGGGTTTCCCGTTCGGCGGTCATCAACTTTCCCCGGAGCCCCCAGTGCCGTCTTACCCTGGGGAGGGTCTATTTTGCCCTCGGTAAGACCGAATTGGCCATCGAGGAGTATCGCAAGGCCATTGAGCTGTCCAAGGGGTATGCCAACGCCCATTACCATCTGGGGTTGGCGCTCTTGAAATTGAAAGAGAACGAAGCTGCCCGGAATGCATTCCGCGAAGTGGTTAACCTGGTGCCGGATACCGACATCGGCCGATTGGCGCGGGAGCATATAGATCTCCTCAAGTGA
- a CDS encoding sugar kinase: MSILVVGSVAFDSVETPFGRVEDVLGGSATYFSTSASFFTDVNLVAVVGEDFPREHVEFLRTRNIDLTGLTRVPGQTFHWKGRYGYDLNEAQTLETHLNVFADFKPVVPDAYADADYLILANIDPELQLEVLNQVQSPRLVACDTMNFWISSKPDALWKVLERADFIIINEGEARQLSGEANLVKAARKILARGAKNLIVKRGEYGVLMFTGTTVFAAPAYPLEEVFDPTGAGDTFAGGFMGYLANTGNLSEEGIRQAIIFGSVMASFTVEDFSLNRLKSLTYGEIEARYRSMKAMTHFQGLPEGV, encoded by the coding sequence ATGAGTATTCTGGTTGTCGGTTCGGTTGCCTTCGATTCGGTGGAAACCCCGTTCGGCAGGGTCGAGGATGTCCTCGGCGGGTCTGCCACCTATTTTTCCACTTCGGCCAGTTTTTTTACCGATGTGAACCTGGTGGCCGTGGTTGGAGAAGATTTCCCCCGTGAACATGTGGAATTCCTTCGAACGCGCAATATCGATCTCACCGGCCTCACCAGGGTCCCCGGCCAGACCTTTCACTGGAAGGGACGTTACGGCTATGATTTGAATGAAGCCCAGACCCTTGAGACCCATCTCAATGTCTTTGCCGACTTCAAGCCGGTGGTCCCCGACGCCTATGCCGATGCCGACTATCTGATCCTCGCCAACATCGATCCTGAGTTGCAGCTGGAGGTTTTGAACCAGGTGCAAAGCCCCCGCCTTGTTGCCTGTGACACCATGAACTTCTGGATATCCTCGAAACCTGATGCCCTTTGGAAGGTCCTGGAGAGGGCAGATTTCATCATCATCAATGAGGGCGAGGCACGTCAGCTTTCAGGAGAGGCGAATCTCGTCAAGGCAGCCCGGAAGATACTCGCCAGAGGGGCAAAGAACCTGATCGTCAAGCGGGGGGAATACGGGGTGCTGATGTTCACTGGGACCACGGTTTTTGCTGCCCCGGCCTATCCGCTGGAAGAGGTCTTCGACCCCACTGGTGCCGGTGATACCTTTGCCGGCGGCTTCATGGGGTATCTTGCCAATACCGGCAACCTGTCTGAAGAGGGGATCAGGCAGGCGATTATCTTCGGCAGTGTCATGGCGTCGTTCACCGTCGAGGATTTCAGCCTGAATCGGCTCAAATCGCTTACCTACGGGGAGATCGAGGCCCGCTACAGAAGCATGAAGGCAATGACTCACTTCCAGGGGCTGCCAGAGGGCGTCTGA